In Acidobacteriota bacterium, the genomic window TAATCCTGCGCCGTACTTGCCGAGTACTTCGTGCGGAATCGTAGTCCGATACTTGTTGATCTTTGTCAGATTTTTCTTCGCGGCTTCAATGCCTTTGCGGATGGCCTGGGGCACCTCGCGTGCCTTACCGCTGCCAAATCCGACGACGCCCTGGTCCGGGTCACCCACGACGACCAGCGCGGCGAAGCTCATGTTCTTACCGCCCTTGACTACTTTCGTCACGCGGTTGATATTGACGACCTGATCTTTCAACTGAAGGCCTGCTGCATTTACACGTTCTACCAATCGTCCTCCTAAACTGCTGCCCTACCAGATCGCTTCCCCCAATGCTGCCTACAGATAACGAGCCTCAGTAGCAAACTAAAACTTCAACCCGCCCTCGCGTGCGGCATCGGCCAACGCTTTCACGCGACCGTGGTACATGTACCCGCCGCGATCAAACGCCACTGTTTCAATACCCTTTTCCTTTGCCCGCTTGGCGATTTCCAGGCCGATCATCTTAGCCGCAGCCACTGTGCCGCCACTTTTCTCCGCGAAACTTTTCTCGGCCGTACTCGCAGCCGCCAGCGTTTTGCCGACGGTATCATCCACCACCTGTGCGTAGATATGGTTCAGCGAACGGTAAACATTCAAGCGCGGGCGCGCCGGATTACCCGACAAGGTTTTGCGCAAACGTGTATGAACCCGCTGGCGATGCTCATTGCGTAAATGCTGTTCGATCATATTCCTGCGCCGTTCCCCTGCCTGGCCTGTTCTGGTATGTCCAGGCTTGTCCAGGCTGAATTTCAGCCAATCAATCTTTTGGGCCTAATGGCACCGCTTAAATTATCGCCAACTGCCCGCTCCGGCTTATTTCGAGCCGCTCGCTCCGGCCTTGCCCTGTTTCTTGATCAGTACTTCGCCGACATAGCGGATGCCCTTGTTCTTGTAAGGGTCCGGTGGGCGAAGGCCTCTAATTGTAGCCGCCGCCTGGCCGACACGCTGGCGGTCAATCCCGGTGATGGACAACCGGGTCTGCTTGTCAATCGCAACCTGAATGCCATCCGGCAAAACAAACTCAATCGGGTGCGAGTACCCCAGCGCAAAACTGAGGACCTTGCCTTTGGCTTCGGCGCGATAACCGATACCGACGATCTCCAGTTCCCTCTGGAAGCCCACCGAAACACCAGTCACTGCATTCGCCAGCAGGCTGCGTATCAGCCCATGCATGGCGGCAAGTGAGTCATCGCGACGCTGCACGTGCAGCACCGCGTCCTTCTTCTCCACGCTGATGCCATCCGGCAAATCAACCTTCAATTCGCCTTTCGGGCCCTTGACCTTGATCAGCTCACGGCCGATCTGGGCCTCGACCTTGGCGGGCATTGCGATTGGTTTTTTTCCTATCCGCGACATGTCGTTTGTCCTATCCGAGCTTCTTCCAAAATTCCTTTAGCAAACTTCCACCATATATTCGCCGCCCAGCTTGGCTTTGCGGGCGCGAGAGCCGGTCATCAACCCCTGCGGCGTCGTCAGAATCACGTGTCCCATTCCGCCCAGCACCGAGGGAATCCGTGAGTGCTGCACATAGACACGGCGTCCGGGACGAGAAACGCGGCGCAGGCGAGTGATCGCAGGATCACCGGCGCTGGTGTACTTCAAGTTGATCCGCAGCACTTTCTTGCGGCCCTCTTCAGCTACTTTGTAACCACTGAGGTAGCCTTCATCCTTGAGGATCTTGGCGATCTCCACCTTCAACTTGGACGAGGGCAGCTCGACCTTAGGGTGCCGCGCGCTCAATCCATTCCGGATGTGTGTCAGCAGATCGGCGATGGGGTCGGTCATGTTCATGTGATTCTCGTTTCACTCCTCAAATCAAATCCGCTTCAACCTAGCCCGGATAATCCCCGGCTATTGCCAGCTAGAACTCTAAGTGGTCGGCGGCTCCTACCAACTCGATTTCCGGACACCTGGAATCTCGCCGATCAGCGCCAGCTTGCGAAAGCACAGGCGGCAGCAGTTGAACTTGCGCAGATACGCGCGCGGCCGTCCGCACAGCGGACAACGGTTGCGTTGCCGCGTGGAAAACTTTGGCTTCTTGAGCGCTTTGGCCTTATGCCCTAGTGTTGACATCGTCCTTAACTATTCCTTTCGCTCAAACCAAACTGCATTTCCATTGCGTGCTAAACGCCTGCGTACAGCACATCCACCTAAAAGAGTACTGGCTAAAAAACTACTGGCGGAATGGCATCCCCATATGCTTCAACAGCGAGCGGGCTTCTTCATCGGTCTTGGCATCGGTAACCAAGGTGATGTTCATGCCGCGCGTTTTATCGATCTTCGAGTAATCAATTTCCGGGAAGATCAGTTGATCACGCAGCCCCATGGTGTAGTTGCCACGGCCATCAAACGCTTTGCTCGATAGCCCGCGGAAATCCCGCACGCGCGGCAACGAGATGCTGACCAAACGATCCAGAAACTCGTACATGCGCCGGCCCCGTAAAGTAACCGAGCAGCCGATGGGCATGCCCTCTCGCAACTTGAATTGCGCGATGGACTTCTTGGCGCGGTGCACAATCGGCTTCTGCCCAGTGATCTGCCCCAGTTCCCCGACCGCGGTATCCAGCAGCTTGATGTTTTGAGTTGCTTCGCCCACACCAATGTTGATGACAATCTTCCGAAGCTTCGGAATCTGCATCACGTTCTTGTAGGAGAACTCCTTGGCCAATGCCGGAGCGATCTCTTTCGTGTATCTTTCCTGCAAACGATCCATTGCCAACTCGCCTCGTTCTTTCTCTTGCCTTGATCGGGAGCTTGATTCCAGCCCGGCCTATCAGTGTCCCGTCATGCCTCAAGAGGCCGATTCAAAAACTACAAGTAGAATGCCCGGTCCGTTAATCGAGCGAGTTGCCGCACTTGCGGCAGGCCCGCGATTTCTTTCCATCCGGAAGGGTTTGTACTTTGGGCCGGTTCGGCCCGCACGACGGGCAAACCAGCATCACATTGGAGATGTGGATGGTACTCTCTCGCTCCACGATTCCGCCCTTGATGTTTTTCTGTGGGTTGGGGCGGGTATGGCGCTTGATCACCATCACCTGCTCGACCGTGATGCGCTTGCGCACCGGGTCGGTACTCAACACGCGGCCAGTCTTGCCGCGGTCTTTTCCCGCCATCACTTTTACCGTATCGTTTTTTCTAATCGTCAGCATGACGAACTCTCAATTCCTCTTCACGTCTACCGGATGGTCTCTGGTTTAGAGGACTTCCGGAGCGAGTGATACAATTTTCAAAAATTTCTTTTCGCGCAGTTCGCGTGCCACGGGACCGAATACGCGCGTGCCCACCGGCTCGCCCGCGTCATTGATCAATACCGCCGCGTTCTGATCAAAACGGATATAGCTGCCGTCACGGCGCCGCGTCTCTTTGCGCGCGCGAACCACTACGGCCTTTACCACCGAGCCCTTCTTCACAGCGCTGTCCGGCGCGGCTTCCTTGACGTTCGCCGTAATGACGTCGCCCAGTCCCGCGCGGGCTCCCACATCGCCACCCAACGGAAGAATGCAGGAAATACGCCGGGCTCCGGAGTTATCCGCCACTTCCAGGATGGTTCTCATCTTAACCATAAAGATCGCTCCCTAGCCCTTGCCTACTCTTGCTGGCCCAATTCCAACAGGCCCAATCCAGTTATTCAGCCTTCGCGGCGGCTTTCGCCGGTGCGGTGGTAATCAACTTTGCCTTGCGGATAATTTCTTTCAACCGCCAGCGCTTAAGACGGCTCAACGGGCGCGAGGACACAATGCTCACCCAGTCGCCGACATGGCATTGGTTGGTCTCGTCATGAGCATGAAACTTCCTGCGCCGGTTGACGAATCGCTCATACAGGCGGTGCGGGATGCGGCGAGTTACTTCCACCACAATGGTTTTATTTCCCGCGACACTGACTACCTTGCCGACTTCAGTCGGCCGGTGCCGGCGGGCAACCGTTTTATCTTCCATCTTTCGTCAGCTCCCTTTCCCGCTGTATCGTTTTCATGCGCGCGATGTCGCGCTTCATGCCACGAATCTTTCCCAGGCCCTCGGTCTGTCCGGTGGCTCCCTGGAATCTTGTTTTCCAAACCAAGCTGGTGGTATCGCGCAGCTTCAGATCCATCTCCGCGCCAGCTAATTCCCTGAGTTTGTCGGCCTTCATAGCCCCAGTTCTCCGTCCCGCATCACGAATTTCGTCCGGATCGGCATTTTATGGCTTGCCAACCGCATGGCTTGGCGCGCCATCTCCACCGGGACACCTTCCATCTCAAACATGATCTTGCCCGGTCGCACCACCGCCACCCAACCTTCCGGCGCCCCCTTACCCTTACCCATACGGGTTTCGGCGGGCTTCTTGGTGATGGGCTTGTCCGGGAACACGCGTATCCAGACTTTGCCGCCACGCTTAATGGTGCGCGTCATCGCAATACGGCTCGCTTCAATCTGCCGGGCGGTGATCCATGCGACTTCCATGGCCTTCAATCCGAACTCGCCAAACTTCAGCTCCGCGCCCCGATACGCCAAACCACGACGCTTCCCGCGCTGCTGCTTGCGATACTTAACTTTCTTCGGCATCAACATGGCCGCTATCCTCGAAACAGTTCCAAATTCGATTTAGGCTCAATTAGTCTTACTGGCCTATTTAGTTCCCAACTCGGCCTTCGGTGTTGCCACCGGCGCGCGCGGTGCACGCTTCTTGGTTTCAAGAATCTCGCCTTTGTACACCCAGGTCTTAATTCCAATCAAGCCGTAAGTGGTGAGCGCCTCGGCCGTTCCGTAATCGATATCCGCGCGCAAGGTTTGCAGGGGCAGACGCCCTTGCAGATGCCATTCGCTGCGGGCGATTTCAGCGCCGTTCAACCGGCCCGAAACGCGAATCTTGATTCCCTTGCAACCAAAACGCACCGCGGAGTCCACTGACTTGCGCATGGCACGACGGAAAGCGATACGCTTTTCAAGCTGCAGCGCAATCGACTCGGCCACCAACTGGGCGTCCAGTTCCGGCTTGTACACTTCCTGAATATCCAGGTAAATCTCTCGTCCTGTTTCCTTCTGCAGATCCGCCTTGAGCTTGTCGATCTCGGTTCCCTTGCGTCCGATGATGATGCCGGGACGCGCCGTGCGAATGCCGATGCGCAGCTTGTTGGCCATGCGGTCGATTTCGATCGATGAGATGCCGGCGGCCTTCAGGCGGTCCCGCAGGGTCTTCTTCAGCTTCAAGTCCTCGTGGAGCCACTTGGCGTAATCTTTCTTCGCATACCAACGTGATTTCCACGGCTTGTTGTATCCCAGCCGGAAGCCATAGGGGTGTACTTTCTGTCCCATTCTTATCCTCTCGATTACCTAAAACCGATCGTGCCGCTTGTTCCCGTTCAAATGTCTTGGCGCTTTCGCCCGCGCACTAGCTGGCCGAGGGGTGCTTCTCGGCAACCTTCACCGTGATGTGGCAGGTACGCCGCACATAGGAATGTCCGCGTCCCATCGGCGCCGGACGCATCCGCTTGGCGCGCAGGCCGTCTCCGGCAAATACCTCCGAAACGATGAGGTCATCGACATCGACCGTATCGGACTTGCCTTCCGCGTTGGCGATGGCCGAGCGCAGGGTCTTCTCGACATCCTTGGCCACATGCTTCTTGGTGAACTTCAACAAGTTCATCGCATCGCCAGCAGCCATGCCTCTGATCAAATTCAACACCAGGCGGGCTTTGCGCGGCGAACACCGGACGTTCTTTGCAATGGCTCTTGCTTCCATCTTCCTGTCCTCTGCTACTAAAAGCTAAAGTGCTGCCAATACTCTCCACTCAATCTGCTGTCGCGATTCTATTTAACTTCGCGCCCCGTTCGAAACCCCATCCATACCTGCTACTTCTGTGCAGGAGCCGGCGAACCGGCCTTTTCCGGCCCCGACTTGGCCGTGTGGCCGCGGAAACTGCGCGTGGGTGAAAACTCGCCGAGCTTGTGTCCCACCATGTTCTCGGTGATGTATACGGGAATAAACTTCCTGCCGTTATGCACGGCCAAGGTGTGGCCCACCATATCAGGAGTGATGGTCGAGCGACGCGACCAGGTGCGAATGACTTTCTTGTCATTGGCACGATTCATCGCCTCCACCTTTTCGTTCAGGTGGTCATCTACGAATGCGCCTTTTTTAAGTGACCGCGTCACGCTTTACTCCCCCATCCAAAATTCATTGCCCATTCGGGCCCAGTCGGCGCCCATTTCCATTCGCGCGAAACCAGATCGCGCTCAACCAGAGGGCGTTTACTTGCGGCCCTTACGCCGCGAAACGATATTTCTGTCGGTACGCTTGTTGTGCCGAGTCTTATATCCACGCGTCGGCTGCCCCCATGGCGTAACCGGATGACGTCCGCCCGAGGTCTTACCTTCACCACCACCGTGCGGGTGATCCACGGGGTTCATCGCCACACCGCGAACCGTGGGACGCTTACCCAACCAGCGCGTGCGTCCGGCCTTGCCGATCCAAACATTTTCGTGATCGGTGTTGCCGACTTGTCCGATCGTGGCCATGCACTGGACCAGCGCGCGGCGAACTTCTCCCGACGGCAGCTTGATCTGCGCGATGCCGCCTTCTTTCGATACCAACTGTGCCGAAGCTCCGGCGCTGCGCACCATCTGCGCGCCCTTGCCAGGCCGCAGTTCGATATTATGAATCGTTGTGCCGAGCGGAATATTTCGCAGCGGGAGCGCATTGCCCACCAAAATATCCGCGTCCGGCCCGGACATGATATTCATTCCAACAACCAAGCCAACAGGCTGGATGATGTACCGTTTCTCGCCGTCCGCGTAGTGCAGCAGCGCGATGCGCGCTGAGCGGTTCGGATCGTACTCGATGGTGGCTACCTTGGCCGGAATGCCGGTCTTGTCGCGCTTGAAATCAATGATGCGATACTGGCGTTTGTGTCCGCCGCCGTGATGCCGTACTGCGATGCGGCCCGAGGAATCACGACCGCCGGTTCGCTTGCGTGGCTCCACCAAGGACTTCAGGGGCGTCTGCTGCGTGATATCACTGCGGTCGAGTGAGGTCGCAAATCGCCGCGTCGGTGTAGTGGGCTTGTATGTCTTGATCGCCATGGCCTAATGCCTGTCTCTTCCCTTACTAAGTGGTCTTACAAGTAACCCGCTCTCATTTCACGGGGGGTGCGCCGCATATGCCTTTACAGCTTCTCGGCGTACTCGATCATCTTCTCGCCAACTACCAACTTCACGAAGGCTTTCTTCCAATCCTTCTGGTAGCCAATTAATCGTCCGCGGCGCCGCTCTTTGCCGGGGAAGTTGGCGGTCCGCACCGACTCAACCTTCACCTTGAATAACTGCTGCACGGCTTCTTTGATCTCAGTTTTCGTGGCGTCCGGATGCACCTCAAAACACAAAGTGCGTTGTTCGTCCTTCGCCGCCAAACCCT contains:
- a CDS encoding 30S ribosomal protein S5, whose amino-acid sequence is MVERVNAAGLQLKDQVVNINRVTKVVKGGKNMSFAALVVVGDPDQGVVGFGSGKAREVPQAIRKGIEAAKKNLTKINKYRTTIPHEVLGKYGAGLVLLKPAPEGTGVIAGGAVRAILQAVGIHDVLSKSLGTTNPHNVIRATMEALGQLRERKRRTPAAEDGTVIPAEG
- a CDS encoding 50S ribosomal protein L18; this translates as MIEQHLRNEHRQRVHTRLRKTLSGNPARPRLNVYRSLNHIYAQVVDDTVGKTLAAASTAEKSFAEKSGGTVAAAKMIGLEIAKRAKEKGIETVAFDRGGYMYHGRVKALADAAREGGLKF
- a CDS encoding 50S ribosomal protein L6; translated protein: MSRIGKKPIAMPAKVEAQIGRELIKVKGPKGELKVDLPDGISVEKKDAVLHVQRRDDSLAAMHGLIRSLLANAVTGVSVGFQRELEIVGIGYRAEAKGKVLSFALGYSHPIEFVLPDGIQVAIDKQTRLSITGIDRQRVGQAAATIRGLRPPDPYKNKGIRYVGEVLIKKQGKAGASGSK
- a CDS encoding 30S ribosomal protein S8, whose protein sequence is MNMTDPIADLLTHIRNGLSARHPKVELPSSKLKVEIAKILKDEGYLSGYKVAEEGRKKVLRINLKYTSAGDPAITRLRRVSRPGRRVYVQHSRIPSVLGGMGHVILTTPQGLMTGSRARKAKLGGEYMVEVC
- a CDS encoding type Z 30S ribosomal protein S14, with the protein product MSTLGHKAKALKKPKFSTRQRNRCPLCGRPRAYLRKFNCCRLCFRKLALIGEIPGVRKSSW
- a CDS encoding 50S ribosomal protein L5, with the protein product MDRLQERYTKEIAPALAKEFSYKNVMQIPKLRKIVINIGVGEATQNIKLLDTAVGELGQITGQKPIVHRAKKSIAQFKLREGMPIGCSVTLRGRRMYEFLDRLVSISLPRVRDFRGLSSKAFDGRGNYTMGLRDQLIFPEIDYSKIDKTRGMNITLVTDAKTDEEARSLLKHMGMPFRQ
- a CDS encoding 50S ribosomal protein L24; this encodes MLTIRKNDTVKVMAGKDRGKTGRVLSTDPVRKRITVEQVMVIKRHTRPNPQKNIKGGIVERESTIHISNVMLVCPSCGPNRPKVQTLPDGKKSRACRKCGNSLD
- a CDS encoding 50S ribosomal protein L14, whose product is MVKMRTILEVADNSGARRISCILPLGGDVGARAGLGDVITANVKEAAPDSAVKKGSVVKAVVVRARKETRRRDGSYIRFDQNAAVLINDAGEPVGTRVFGPVARELREKKFLKIVSLAPEVL
- a CDS encoding 30S ribosomal protein S17 produces the protein MEDKTVARRHRPTEVGKVVSVAGNKTIVVEVTRRIPHRLYERFVNRRRKFHAHDETNQCHVGDWVSIVSSRPLSRLKRWRLKEIIRKAKLITTAPAKAAAKAE
- the rpmC gene encoding 50S ribosomal protein L29 encodes the protein MKADKLRELAGAEMDLKLRDTTSLVWKTRFQGATGQTEGLGKIRGMKRDIARMKTIQRERELTKDGR
- a CDS encoding 50S ribosomal protein L16 yields the protein MLMPKKVKYRKQQRGKRRGLAYRGAELKFGEFGLKAMEVAWITARQIEASRIAMTRTIKRGGKVWIRVFPDKPITKKPAETRMGKGKGAPEGWVAVVRPGKIMFEMEGVPVEMARQAMRLASHKMPIRTKFVMRDGELGL
- a CDS encoding 30S ribosomal protein S3, producing MGQKVHPYGFRLGYNKPWKSRWYAKKDYAKWLHEDLKLKKTLRDRLKAAGISSIEIDRMANKLRIGIRTARPGIIIGRKGTEIDKLKADLQKETGREIYLDIQEVYKPELDAQLVAESIALQLEKRIAFRRAMRKSVDSAVRFGCKGIKIRVSGRLNGAEIARSEWHLQGRLPLQTLRADIDYGTAEALTTYGLIGIKTWVYKGEILETKKRAPRAPVATPKAELGTK
- a CDS encoding 50S ribosomal protein L22, with the translated sequence MEARAIAKNVRCSPRKARLVLNLIRGMAAGDAMNLLKFTKKHVAKDVEKTLRSAIANAEGKSDTVDVDDLIVSEVFAGDGLRAKRMRPAPMGRGHSYVRRTCHITVKVAEKHPSAS
- a CDS encoding 30S ribosomal protein S19, coding for MTRSLKKGAFVDDHLNEKVEAMNRANDKKVIRTWSRRSTITPDMVGHTLAVHNGRKFIPVYITENMVGHKLGEFSPTRSFRGHTAKSGPEKAGSPAPAQK
- a CDS encoding 50S ribosomal protein L2 translates to MAIKTYKPTTPTRRFATSLDRSDITQQTPLKSLVEPRKRTGGRDSSGRIAVRHHGGGHKRQYRIIDFKRDKTGIPAKVATIEYDPNRSARIALLHYADGEKRYIIQPVGLVVGMNIMSGPDADILVGNALPLRNIPLGTTIHNIELRPGKGAQMVRSAGASAQLVSKEGGIAQIKLPSGEVRRALVQCMATIGQVGNTDHENVWIGKAGRTRWLGKRPTVRGVAMNPVDHPHGGGEGKTSGGRHPVTPWGQPTRGYKTRHNKRTDRNIVSRRKGRK
- a CDS encoding 50S ribosomal protein L23, translated to MNLYQIVTRPIITEKGLAAKDEQRTLCFEVHPDATKTEIKEAVQQLFKVKVESVRTANFPGKERRRGRLIGYQKDWKKAFVKLVVGEKMIEYAEKL